The following are encoded together in the Strongyloides ratti genome assembly S_ratti_ED321, chromosome : 2 genome:
- a CDS encoding CDP-diacylglycerol--inositol 3-phosphatidyltransferase, with the protein MFIYIKYGYGRIILAVLSFMTMRSYPFLTAFLYGTSGFLDALDGHLARTYNQSSRFGAMLDQLTDRCTFMALLMCLSVFYPSWTFFFQMVAIIDIASHWLHLHATDLTGKTSHKSSDNPILNLYYTSKPTLFFMCLGNEAFFGLLYLLNFWSGPTFLSISILKIFAVLLFPIAAIKSGISIVHLITASQTVAEHDAKTHR; encoded by the exons atgtttatCTAC ATTAAATATG GATATGGAAGAATTATTTTGGCAGTTTTATCTTTTATGACAATGAGATCCTATCCATTTTTAACAGCATTTTTATATGGCACAAGTGGTTTTCTAGATGCTTTAGATGGTCATCTTGCCAGAACTTATAATCAAT CTTCAAGATTTGGTGCTATGTTGGATCAATTGACGGACAGATGTACTTTTATGGCTCTTTTAATGTGTCTTTCTGTTTTTTATCCATCTTGGACATTCTTTTTCCAGATGGTAGCTATTATTGATATTGCTTCTCATTGGCTTCACCTTCATGCCACAGATTTAACAGGAAAAACTTCTCATAAATCATCTGATAATCCAATTCTTAATCTTTATTATACATCAAAGCcaacacttttttttatgtgcCTTGGAAATGAAGCATTCTTTGGTCtgttatatcttttaaatttctgGAGCGGTCCaacatttttatctatatcaattttaaaaatttttgccGTCCTCCTTTTTCCAATAGCTGCAATTAAAAGTGGAATTTCAATTGTACATCTTATTACGGCATCACAAACAGTTGCGGAACATGATGCAAAAACTCACCGATAA
- a CDS encoding Bax inhibitor 1 gives MNTSQRTPNVFETISNAFNTLDRKLEKEVKDHLKKVYGTLAISMFTAAAGAAFNIYFELYNLQFIFALISFGTLIAIPSIPATLENENKRFGYFMAFTFSSGFSLGPIIAYYASINASIIVNAYLVTLIVFSSFTLAALYAENTKYLHLGGTLVSASFALLITTLFFRSTFLSGAIIWGGLLINCGFILYDTQLICEKRRMGNNDYIWHSVELFIDFVNVFRYIVRILGEKEKRNDRRRGD, from the coding sequence atgaATACTTCACAACGAACTCCTAATGTATTTGAAACAATTTCAAATGCTTTTAATACTTTAGATAGAAAACTTGAAAAAGAGGTTAAAGATCATCTTAAGAAAGTATATGGAACATTAGCAATTTCTATGTTTACAGCAGCAGCTGGAGCAgcttttaatatatactttgaattatacaatttacaatttatatttgCACTTATATCTTTTGGAACTCTTATTGCTATCCCATCAATTCCAGCTACattagaaaatgaaaataaaagatttggATATTTTATGGCTTTTACTTTTTCTTCAGGATTCTCACTTGGTCCAATAATTGCTTATTATGCTTCTATCAATGCTAGTATTATAGTTAATGCTTACCTGGTTACATTGATTGTCTTTTCTAGTTTTACATTAGCAGCTTTATATGCTGAAAATACCAAATATCTTCATCTTGGAGGAACTTTAGTTTCAGCATCATTTGCTTTACTAATTACCACACTCTTTTTTAGATCTACATTTTTAAGTGGTGCTATTATTTGGGGAGGATTATTGATTAACTGtggatttattttatatgatactCAATTAATTTGTGAAAAAAGACGTATGGGAAATAATGATTACATCTGGCATTCGGTAGAACTTTTTATTGACTTTGTAAATGTATTTAGATACATAGTAAGAATACTTggagaaaaagaaaaaagaaatgataGAAGACGTGGAgattaa
- a CDS encoding 1-acyl-sn-glycerol-3-phosphate acyltransferase epsilon gives MLLTIIVIIYNLRPIVPASFLSLSIIPYVTCSLLLHASGIILPKRQIENIDNKMFSTYMKICLFVFENCSNVKIYVYGDYDEIIKKEEKAIVLSNHQSSADWVVFSILSNRQNTDYGLRFIVKASLQYVPLFAWYVYQRGFVFVRRFGSFVLDPVERQLNYLSTLGSPYWLCIFPEGTRFNAKSFTSIDKTHDWCIQQGIRAFMNVGRPYSKAFTLSFNNLNQHIDAVYDITIGYNSTDKMPIRGEPLNMFDLCLKAAENKSIHIYIKKHHPDSIPRSMSGHKVFMIKSFEEKELLMEKFYETGNFSDQSGKLLETISLLETLPCVVLYTLPIIASFYSSNVRKCYLTSLALSPFLILWTRLYRKL, from the exons aTGTTACTTACAATTAttgtaattatatataatttacgTCCAATTGTACCTGCTTCTTTTTTGTCACTTTCAATAATTCCATATGTAACATgttcattattattacatgCTTCTGGTATAATTTTACCAAAAAGACAGATTGaaaatatagataataaGATGTTTTCAACATATATGAAAATTTGTCTTTTTGTATTTGAAAATTGTTCAAATGTCAAG atatatgtatatggtgattatgatgaaataataaaaaaagaagaaaaagcAATTGTTCTTTCTAATCATCAATCCTCTGCAGACTGGGTTGTTTTTAGCATTCTTTCTAATCGTCAAAATACAGATTATGGTCTTCGATTTATTGTAAAAGCATCACTTCAATATGTTCCACTTTTTGCTTGGTATGTTTATCAAAGAGGTTTTGTTTTTGTAAGAAGATTTGGTTCATTTGTTTTGGATCCTGTTGAGAGGCAACTTAATTATCTTTCAACTTTAGGATCACCTTATTGGCTTTGTATATTTCCAGAAGGAACAAGATTTAATGCTAAAAGTTTTACCTCTATAGATAAAACACATGACTGGTGTATTCAACAAGGTATTCGTGCATTTATGAATGTTGGAAGACCATACTCAAAAGCATTTACactttcttttaataatcttaATCAACATATAGATGCAGTTTATGATATTACAATTGGTTATAATAGTACTGATAAAATGCCTATAAGAGGTGAACCATTAAATATGTTTGATTTATGCCTTAAAGCAGCAGAAAATAAGTcaatacatatttatatcaaaaaacaTCATCCTGATAGTATACCAAGAAGTATGTCTGGTCATAAagtatttatgataaaaagttttgaagaaaaagaattgttgatggaaaaattttatgaaacgGGAAATTTCTCTGATCAATCTGGGAAATTATTAGAAACAATATCTCTTTTGGAAACACTACCATGTGTAGTATTATATACACTACCAATAATTGCATCTTTTTATTCTTCTAATGTtagaaaatgttatttaacaTCATTAGCTTTATCcccatttttaattttatggacacgtttatatagaaaattataa
- a CDS encoding Elongation factor Tu, mitochondrial has translation MLSTFITKSLNPFQINNGIISNIVFKNTIYTSLISLAVTQKNKSDIFKKSNLNVGTIGHIDHGKTTLTSAITRVLSEKGGAKFLKFEEIDKSKEEKKRGITINAANVGYESQKRRYAHTDCPGHKDFIKNMICGTSQMDVAILVIAATDGIMPQTKEHLILAKQIGLKNIIVFINKADLVDDDILELCELEARELLSHNGFDGDNAKVIRGSALSALSGTDKTSVEDLINALDDIPDPEREQDSNFLLPIMQKVKIQGRGTVVIGTLEKGTIKKGDPIQLIGLDRDVKAVASDIHVFNKSVPSVSAGEHCAILCRGVKADDVRRGMWLGTPGSIKTTNLLKAELYLLDESEGGRKVGIRTNYSDTVFCSTWDQVGRFHISKDMVMPGEHTTAHILFLKHVPVEKNISFTLREGMRNLTIARGIITDILKPVDIDSFHKIDMNEIVKNATSL, from the exons atgttgtcaacatttattacaaaatctttaaatccatttcaaattaataatggaataatatcaaatattgtatttaaaaatactatttataCTTCATTAATATCATTGGCAGTTactcaaaaaaataaatctgatatatttaaaaaaagtaatttaaatgttGGCACAATAGGTCATATTGATCATGGAAAAACAACATTAACATCAGCTATTACAAGAGTTTTATCAGAAAAAg gaggggctaaatttttaaaatttgaagaaattgataaaagtaaagaagaaaaaaaaagaggaaTTACAATAAATGCTGCTAATGTTGGATATGAGTCACAGAAACGTCGATATGCTCATACTGATTGCCCAGGTCATAAagatttcattaaaaatatgatatgtGGTACATCTCAGATGGATGTTGCTATTTTAGTTATTGCTGCAACAGATGGAATTATGCCTCAGACAAAGGAACATCTAATTTTAGCAAAACAAAttggtttaaaaaatattattgtatttattaataaagcaGATTTGGTTGATGATGATATTCTGGAGTTATGTGAATTGGAGGCACGTGAACTATTGTCACATAATGGTTTTGATGGTGATAATGCTAAAGTTATTAGAGGATCAGCATTATCTGCTTTGAGTGGTACTGATAAAACAAGTGTTGAAGATCTCATAAATGCTTTAGATGATATTCCAGATCCTGAAAGAGAACAAGAttcaaattttcttttaccaATAATgcaaaaagttaaaattcaAGGAAGAGGTACTGTTGTAATTGGTACATTAGAAAAAGgaacaattaaaaaaggTGATCCAATTCAACTTATAGGGTTAGATAGAGATGTTAAAGCTGTTGCTTCAGATATTCatgtatttaataaatctGTTCCTTCAGTTTCAGCTGGAGAACATTGTGCCATATTATGTAGAGGAGTCAAAGCAGATGACGTTCGAAGGGGAATGTGGCTTGGTACTCCTGGTTCTATAAAAACAACAAATTTACTTAAAGCTgaactttatttattagatGAAAGCGAAGGTGGTAGAAAAGTTGGTATAAGAACAAATTATTCTGACACAGTATTTTGTTCTACATGGGATCAAGTGGGACGTTTTCATATTTCAAAAGATATGGTAATGCCTGGAGAACATACAACAGCTCATATACTATTTCTAAAACATGTACcagtagaaaaaaatatttcatttactTTAAGAGAAGGAATGAGAAATTTGACAATTGCTCGCGGTATTATAACTGATATATTAAAGCCAGTTGACATTGATTCATTTCATAAAATTGATATGAATGAGATAGTTAAAAATGCTACATCATTATAA